A genomic segment from Spongiibacter sp. IMCC21906 encodes:
- the gpt gene encoding xanthine phosphoribosyltransferase — protein sequence MLDTPPIYYLSWDEFHRDTRSLAKQLASTPWKGIICIARGGLVPGAILARELNLRLVDTLCIASYDHDKQGEISILKSIESDGEGYLLVDDLVDSGKTAEIAKQMLPKACFVTVYAKPKAKALADIYVKEFSQDTWIHFPWDIQYSYSAPLVGG from the coding sequence ATGCTCGACACACCACCTATTTACTACCTAAGCTGGGATGAGTTTCATCGGGATACCCGAAGCCTAGCAAAACAGCTAGCGTCGACCCCATGGAAAGGCATTATCTGCATCGCCAGAGGTGGGCTGGTGCCCGGCGCCATCTTGGCCAGGGAACTCAATCTTCGCTTGGTAGACACCCTCTGCATCGCCAGCTACGACCACGACAAACAAGGCGAAATCAGCATACTGAAAAGTATTGAAAGCGATGGTGAAGGCTATCTATTAGTAGATGATTTGGTGGACTCGGGCAAAACCGCCGAGATTGCCAAGCAAATGCTACCGAAGGCCTGCTTTGTCACCGTGTATGCCAAACCTAAAGCCAAAGCACTGGCTGATATCTATGTCAAAGAATTCTCTCAAGACACCTGGATCCATTTCCCGTGGGATATTCAATACAGCTACAGTGCCCCCCTGGTAGGTGGCTAA
- a CDS encoding SlyX family protein, with amino-acid sequence MSADLQAQVVELQTQVAYQEDLLAALNHRVAEQDKELLQLKRMLLALRDSYHKLADSMSESQGENAVAIERPPHY; translated from the coding sequence ATGAGCGCTGATCTTCAGGCACAAGTGGTAGAACTGCAAACCCAGGTTGCATATCAAGAAGACTTGTTGGCGGCGTTGAATCATCGGGTTGCGGAACAGGATAAGGAGCTTTTACAGCTTAAGCGTATGCTTTTAGCGCTGCGAGACAGTTACCATAAGCTGGCAGATTCAATGTCAGAATCCCAAGGTGAAAACGCTGTAGCGATTGAACGACCTCCCCATTACTGA
- a CDS encoding cold-shock protein, with amino-acid sequence MRSQKERGVVKWFNVSKGYGFITREDGGGDVFVHFRSIRGRGKDRRSLNEGQQVEFVLTQGDKGPQAEEVSILS; translated from the coding sequence ATGCGCAGCCAAAAGGAACGTGGTGTAGTGAAATGGTTTAACGTGAGCAAAGGCTACGGCTTTATCACCCGGGAAGATGGCGGCGGCGATGTATTCGTACACTTTCGTTCAATTCGTGGTCGCGGCAAAGATCGTCGCAGCTTGAACGAAGGCCAGCAAGTTGAGTTTGTTTTGACTCAAGGCGACAAAGGCCCACAAGCCGAAGAAGTTTCCATTCTTTCTTAG
- a CDS encoding PAS domain-containing sensor histidine kinase — MPQPKSFFFDPRPQRVKHIRIFISITLLFLLGCVLVLVFHSWQHEARWNRQLLSREAAVQSYIERENTLLELDKLLQRGAILDEHALRSGEQNFVALTLRMRDAQRQLARPSLRLWPDPDAKALINDLHQLLELYVGLNSKVIGRSLPFSPEVDRQVLLGLLQGVHRRQIISASKLGIETDNLLNTERNFYLNSAVLLLILLAPIIILILVAWRYFSLAQEVEVLKNDAEQLFLDFPEPCLLLSQDARVVRASQSILPLLGYSPESLRGEQLYSLLPTRFLGRFQHFLMPVVNGVLSDDVAREFVLADHLGNDVPVELKLSAVMLGERQFFLLSIRDQAEQSRLYQQLNVSQKRFEMAVWATRDGMWDWDLNTKQTYFSQTWKEMLGFGAEAISSDEKDMFEKVIPEAEKSEFRAAIKAFFASRRNLFRFDHHLRHRDGHLLDVICRASVERNAEGRVIRVVGTHSDVTGIKRKEQEVFQLNRRLETLLQSQSDAGLNPLSANNSALLEVLGHEVRTPMNGLMGMSEMLLKSSLTADQQLMVKVIQDSSSNLLTVLDDLLDYSALQNGAVELQCQPFDVMVWLDDILQHYIPRLAGRAQQLHFIPAGGLPRVVYGDPLRLRQVVIKLLDNALKFSQGSKPHGIVKWSISFQEAKAGRLIFAVWDNGIGIDVHQHKNLFKAFAQGDSGYGRKFGGNGLGLAICAKLLQLMDGDIQFNSQPGQFTEAKVSVPVSLPKQPPSSEVRDEVVFVDIQNELIQQSVTAILKHAGYPCLRWRGSAHIIQKELAERELAENVTLISDGGVLCKPDEVDRLIVLLPRPKGEWRGGVDKTKVFTHPLLARALLDSLQQKAFIKA; from the coding sequence ATGCCACAGCCCAAATCCTTTTTCTTTGATCCCCGTCCCCAGCGAGTTAAGCATATTCGCATTTTTATATCGATTACGCTGTTGTTTTTACTTGGCTGTGTTTTGGTGTTGGTGTTTCATAGTTGGCAACACGAGGCGCGCTGGAATCGGCAGTTACTCAGCAGAGAGGCGGCTGTACAAAGCTACATTGAGCGTGAAAACACCTTGTTGGAACTGGATAAGCTGTTGCAGCGGGGCGCGATACTGGATGAGCATGCCCTTCGGTCCGGTGAGCAAAATTTTGTTGCGTTGACATTACGTATGCGGGATGCCCAGCGACAGCTTGCCCGTCCTTCACTGCGATTATGGCCAGATCCGGATGCGAAGGCTCTGATCAATGATTTACACCAGCTTTTAGAATTATATGTTGGCCTAAACAGTAAGGTGATAGGGAGAAGTTTACCGTTTTCTCCAGAAGTGGACCGCCAGGTTTTATTGGGTTTGCTGCAAGGGGTGCATCGTCGCCAGATTATCAGTGCAAGCAAACTGGGGATTGAAACTGACAATCTGCTTAACACTGAACGTAATTTTTACCTCAATAGCGCAGTGCTTCTGCTCATATTACTTGCGCCAATTATCATATTGATACTCGTCGCTTGGCGGTATTTTTCATTGGCTCAAGAAGTGGAGGTGTTGAAAAATGATGCCGAGCAATTGTTTTTAGACTTTCCTGAACCGTGTTTGTTGTTATCACAAGATGCGCGTGTTGTTCGGGCGAGTCAGTCAATTTTACCCTTGTTAGGCTACTCTCCTGAATCCCTGCGTGGCGAGCAGCTGTACTCTTTGCTGCCAACGCGGTTCCTTGGCCGGTTCCAGCACTTTCTGATGCCTGTTGTTAATGGTGTGCTTTCCGATGATGTTGCCAGGGAGTTTGTTCTGGCTGACCATCTTGGAAATGATGTGCCTGTCGAATTGAAATTAAGCGCGGTAATGCTGGGGGAGCGCCAATTTTTCTTGCTGAGTATTCGAGATCAGGCGGAGCAAAGCCGTCTGTATCAGCAGCTTAATGTAAGTCAAAAACGCTTTGAAATGGCGGTTTGGGCGACCCGTGATGGCATGTGGGACTGGGACTTAAATACTAAACAAACGTATTTTAGTCAGACATGGAAAGAGATGCTCGGCTTTGGCGCTGAGGCAATCTCTAGTGATGAGAAGGACATGTTTGAAAAGGTGATTCCTGAGGCGGAAAAAAGTGAATTTAGGGCGGCAATCAAGGCATTCTTTGCCAGTCGTCGAAATTTGTTTCGCTTTGATCATCATCTTCGGCATCGGGATGGTCACTTGCTCGACGTGATCTGTCGGGCAAGTGTGGAGCGCAATGCAGAGGGGCGGGTGATACGAGTGGTGGGAACCCACTCCGATGTCACTGGTATTAAGCGCAAAGAGCAGGAGGTTTTTCAGCTTAATCGACGGCTTGAGACCTTGTTGCAAAGCCAGAGTGATGCCGGTTTGAATCCCCTGTCAGCGAATAATTCGGCATTGCTGGAGGTGCTAGGACACGAAGTCCGGACGCCCATGAATGGCTTAATGGGAATGTCTGAAATGTTGCTGAAGAGTTCATTAACTGCCGATCAGCAGTTAATGGTAAAAGTGATACAAGATTCTTCCTCTAATCTTTTAACGGTATTAGATGATTTGCTTGATTATTCAGCCCTGCAAAACGGTGCCGTCGAGTTGCAGTGTCAGCCGTTTGACGTCATGGTCTGGCTGGACGATATTCTTCAACACTATATTCCTCGTTTGGCGGGGCGCGCACAACAGCTGCATTTTATTCCTGCCGGTGGGTTGCCGAGGGTCGTATACGGTGACCCGTTACGGCTGCGTCAGGTGGTTATCAAATTGTTGGATAACGCCTTAAAATTTTCTCAAGGCAGTAAACCCCACGGGATTGTGAAGTGGTCGATTTCATTTCAGGAAGCTAAGGCAGGGAGGCTGATTTTTGCTGTCTGGGACAACGGAATTGGAATTGATGTGCATCAGCATAAAAATTTGTTTAAAGCGTTTGCTCAGGGAGATAGTGGTTATGGCAGAAAGTTTGGAGGCAACGGTTTAGGTTTGGCGATATGCGCCAAGCTCTTGCAATTGATGGACGGTGATATTCAGTTTAACAGTCAGCCCGGTCAGTTTACCGAGGCCAAGGTTTCAGTGCCAGTCAGCTTGCCTAAACAGCCACCATCGTCAGAGGTTCGTGATGAGGTGGTGTTCGTGGACATTCAAAACGAATTAATACAACAATCTGTAACTGCCATTCTTAAACATGCTGGCTACCCGTGTTTGCGGTGGCGAGGATCGGCACACATTATTCAAAAGGAATTGGCAGAAAGGGAATTGGCAGAAAATGTAACGTTGATCAGTGATGGCGGCGTGCTTTGCAAACCTGACGAGGTAGACAGGCTGATTGTGTTGTTGCCGCGACCCAAGGGGGAATGGCGCGGCGGGGTGGATAAGACGAAGGTCTTTACCCACCCGTTATTGGCAAGGGCGTTATTAGACAGCCTGCAGCAAAAAGCATTTATAAAAGCGTGA
- a CDS encoding sigma-54 dependent transcriptional regulator: MKILILADDPVALRLSAVLESLGETVVHSTASGDVDAVIKAGDAVSQHSVLARLPSSTPIIEMLDSPSAVVASGVIPLQIPETLPYQSLLDVLARVQHRGPESVDDSVDDGLVGSSLAIIHLRSMLHRVADKSVTVLITGPSGAGKELVARNLHRLSPRCNGPFVPVNCGAIPRELLESELFGHEKGAFTGAISSRAGRFELAAGGTLFLDEIGDMPLDMQVKILRVIQERRFERVGSSVSQEADVRIVAATHRDLEAMIGSGDFREDLYYRLNVFPIEVPALDARREDIPLLINRIVVQLEAEGLGLLRLTPAAIAALSQASWSGNIRELANLLERLLIMHADALVGVADLPEKYRPDLDVATTAPVSIISAEQPLDLKLKMQEMEKTLISEALSVHHGVVSRTAGHLGLRRTTLIEKMRKLDIPNR; the protein is encoded by the coding sequence GTGAAAATTCTAATCCTTGCCGATGACCCCGTTGCCCTTCGTTTGTCTGCGGTGTTAGAAAGTTTGGGCGAAACCGTTGTGCATTCAACGGCGTCTGGAGATGTGGATGCAGTTATAAAGGCCGGTGACGCGGTGTCGCAGCACTCGGTGCTGGCGAGGCTTCCGTCGAGCACTCCGATTATCGAGATGCTTGATTCACCTTCTGCCGTTGTTGCTAGTGGCGTTATTCCTTTGCAGATTCCCGAGACCCTGCCATATCAGTCGTTACTTGACGTATTGGCTAGGGTGCAGCATCGTGGCCCCGAGTCGGTAGATGACTCTGTTGATGATGGTTTGGTGGGTAGCAGCCTGGCAATAATACATTTGCGAAGTATGTTGCACCGGGTTGCGGACAAATCGGTCACGGTATTAATCACGGGCCCATCGGGGGCGGGCAAAGAATTGGTTGCACGCAATCTTCATCGGCTTTCTCCTAGGTGTAATGGTCCTTTTGTGCCGGTAAATTGCGGCGCTATTCCTCGCGAGCTGTTAGAAAGTGAACTGTTTGGCCATGAAAAAGGCGCGTTTACTGGCGCTATTTCTAGTCGTGCAGGTCGTTTTGAATTGGCGGCGGGAGGTACGCTGTTCCTTGATGAAATTGGTGATATGCCGCTGGATATGCAGGTGAAGATCCTGCGAGTAATACAAGAACGCCGTTTTGAGCGGGTGGGTTCGAGTGTGAGCCAAGAGGCGGACGTTAGAATCGTGGCCGCTACCCATCGTGACCTTGAGGCGATGATTGGCAGTGGCGATTTTCGAGAAGACCTGTACTACCGGTTAAATGTTTTCCCCATTGAGGTTCCCGCTTTAGATGCGCGCCGGGAAGATATTCCGTTGTTGATTAATAGAATTGTAGTGCAGCTAGAGGCGGAAGGCTTGGGCTTGTTGCGGTTGACCCCCGCAGCAATAGCGGCGCTGAGCCAGGCAAGTTGGTCTGGCAATATTCGCGAACTGGCTAATTTGCTTGAACGGCTTTTAATTATGCATGCGGACGCCTTGGTGGGGGTTGCGGATTTACCCGAGAAATACCGGCCAGACCTTGATGTGGCAACAACTGCACCGGTATCGATAATCTCGGCCGAACAGCCTTTGGACTTAAAGTTGAAAATGCAGGAAATGGAGAAAACGCTGATTTCTGAAGCTTTATCTGTTCACCATGGCGTGGTGAGTCGTACGGCAGGGCATTTGGGACTGCGGCGCACGACCTTAATAGAAAAGATGCGCAAGCTGGATATTCCCAATCGCTAG
- a CDS encoding cold-shock protein: MSERATGTVKWFNNAKGFGFITRNEGEDVFVHFRSIRGDGYRTLDEGQAVEFSMVEGPKGLQAEDVIKL, encoded by the coding sequence ATGAGTGAACGCGCCACCGGGACTGTTAAATGGTTCAATAACGCCAAAGGATTTGGCTTTATTACTCGTAACGAAGGGGAGGATGTTTTCGTACATTTTCGCTCTATTCGCGGCGATGGTTACCGCACCCTGGACGAGGGCCAAGCGGTAGAATTCAGCATGGTAGAGGGCCCAAAAGGGCTGCAAGCTGAAGACGTTATAAAGCTATAA
- a CDS encoding translation initiation factor Sui1: MSRLVYSTQQGRLCPECEHPVENCQCKKKQFTPEGDGIVRIRRETKGRKGKGVSIVSGLLLNEDELKSLAKELKRKLSSGGNIKDGEIEFQGDHRDKIKAVLEGKGFTVKLAGG, from the coding sequence ATGTCACGATTAGTTTACTCCACCCAGCAGGGCCGCCTGTGCCCCGAGTGCGAACATCCCGTGGAAAACTGTCAGTGCAAGAAAAAGCAATTCACCCCTGAAGGCGATGGTATCGTCCGAATACGCAGAGAAACAAAAGGCCGTAAAGGCAAAGGGGTCAGTATCGTTTCTGGCTTGTTACTCAACGAAGATGAACTGAAGTCTCTAGCTAAAGAGCTAAAGCGTAAACTGAGTAGTGGCGGCAACATTAAAGACGGTGAAATCGAGTTTCAAGGCGACCACCGGGACAAAATCAAAGCGGTACTAGAAGGCAAAGGCTTTACCGTAAAGCTCGCAGGGGGTTAA
- the queD gene encoding 6-carboxytetrahydropterin synthase QueD has product MEIYKEFTFEAAHRLPNLPENHKCRRLHGHSFVVRLYVSGEIDTHTGWLMDFSDIKVAFAPIYDQLDHYYLNDIPGLENPTSEIIAQWVWQQTKPRLPALSGVEIRETCTSGCLYRGPNL; this is encoded by the coding sequence TTGGAAATTTACAAAGAATTCACCTTTGAAGCAGCTCATCGCCTTCCCAACCTGCCAGAAAATCATAAATGTCGACGGCTACATGGGCATAGTTTTGTCGTGCGGCTTTACGTCAGCGGTGAAATTGACACCCATACCGGATGGTTAATGGACTTTTCCGATATCAAAGTCGCTTTTGCTCCTATCTACGATCAACTCGACCATTACTACCTCAACGACATTCCAGGTCTAGAAAACCCCACCAGCGAAATTATAGCCCAATGGGTCTGGCAACAAACCAAACCTAGATTACCTGCCCTATCCGGGGTCGAAATAAGAGAAACCTGCACCAGCGGGTGTCTCTATCGCGGTCCAAACCTATAA